A stretch of the Archangium violaceum genome encodes the following:
- a CDS encoding alpha/beta hydrolase-fold protein — MGSVTLVLVAWLLAGTSEAGMPAAPSGNAGTFVAKSLTVRGEMYLYSVYLPPGYRQGSSWPVILALHGANSRGRDGVRPRTQSVAEAARAHPERYPAVLVLPQCPPDREWSGDVADFALEALERTLAEYGGDRKRVYLAGQSMGARGVVQLAARYPERFAAVVAVSGRYPERSGLDKLKGLPLWMWHGDADSVVPVSESRALLEQLKTLGDNSVRYTELPGLGHDIFDTVYLDKAVSTWLFAQRRGK; from the coding sequence ATGGGTTCGGTGACGCTGGTGCTGGTGGCGTGGTTGTTGGCGGGGACGTCCGAGGCGGGTATGCCCGCGGCCCCGAGTGGGAATGCCGGCACGTTCGTGGCGAAGTCCCTCACCGTGCGCGGCGAGATGTACCTCTATTCGGTGTACCTGCCGCCGGGGTACCGCCAGGGCTCGTCGTGGCCAGTCATCCTGGCGCTGCACGGCGCGAATTCGCGCGGCAGGGACGGGGTGCGGCCGAGGACCCAGAGCGTGGCGGAGGCGGCCCGGGCGCATCCGGAGCGCTACCCGGCCGTGCTGGTGCTGCCCCAGTGCCCACCCGACCGGGAGTGGAGCGGGGACGTGGCGGACTTCGCCCTCGAGGCGCTGGAGCGCACCCTCGCGGAGTACGGCGGGGACCGGAAGCGGGTGTACCTGGCGGGCCAGTCCATGGGGGCTCGGGGCGTGGTGCAGCTCGCCGCGCGCTACCCGGAGCGCTTCGCCGCCGTGGTGGCCGTATCCGGGCGCTACCCGGAGCGCTCCGGGTTGGACAAGCTCAAGGGCCTGCCCCTGTGGATGTGGCACGGAGACGCCGACTCCGTGGTCCCCGTCTCCGAGAGCCGCGCCCTCCTGGAGCAGCTCAAGACGCTGGGGGACAACTCCGTGCGCTACACCGAGCTGCCCGGCCTGGGCCACGACATCTTCGACACGGTGTACCTCGACAAGGCGGTGAGCACCTGGCTCTTCGCGCAGCGGCGCGGGAAGTAG
- a CDS encoding NIF family HAD-type phosphatase: MSRLLLLLLLSAPVLGCATASSATSAPGNASCSGLDALTIPALPDWVDKYAGPNDSKEERRFFNISRLMTCFQLSRAQAVELQNLFRDQVRASPASDPVAAFSAALERVRRGDFESRLQPETLGRARFIVVFDLDETLFDQYYPAEVGEACHDVAVPKKDGVRYLKLVPGWRQAFERIQALGGAVVLFSANVDTVTLENLAQWKLEGVPLTEHPAIAGILTNSHLVLQEKSEGVADPRKGNPLREPSKDLRVFDEQLRRVVIVDDNPTRLFQMRNARIFKKFEADTYCTSSDPVLRRAFEQAMPNVVREIEESVRYMDANGGGFVDAYLPYTSLGQLTVRFLVDSGGFDLAGAIDYVRHHPEVVDPRY, from the coding sequence ATGTCTCGCCTCCTCCTGCTCCTGCTGCTCTCCGCGCCGGTCCTCGGCTGTGCGACGGCCTCTTCCGCCACGTCCGCCCCTGGCAACGCGTCTTGCTCCGGGCTCGATGCGCTCACCATCCCGGCACTGCCCGACTGGGTCGACAAGTACGCGGGCCCGAATGACAGCAAGGAGGAGCGCCGCTTCTTCAACATCAGCCGCCTGATGACGTGCTTCCAGCTCTCCCGGGCGCAGGCCGTCGAGCTGCAGAACCTCTTCCGGGACCAGGTCCGCGCCAGCCCCGCTTCCGACCCGGTGGCCGCGTTCAGTGCCGCCCTCGAGCGCGTCCGCCGGGGCGACTTCGAGAGCCGGCTCCAGCCCGAGACGCTCGGCAGGGCCCGCTTCATCGTCGTCTTCGACCTCGATGAGACCCTCTTCGATCAGTACTACCCCGCCGAGGTGGGCGAGGCCTGTCACGATGTCGCGGTCCCGAAGAAGGACGGTGTCCGCTACCTGAAGCTCGTCCCGGGTTGGCGGCAGGCCTTCGAGCGCATCCAGGCGCTCGGCGGCGCCGTGGTGCTCTTCTCCGCCAATGTCGACACGGTCACCCTCGAGAACCTCGCGCAATGGAAGCTCGAGGGAGTCCCCCTCACCGAGCACCCCGCGATCGCCGGCATCCTGACCAACAGCCACCTCGTCCTGCAGGAGAAATCCGAGGGTGTGGCCGACCCGAGGAAGGGCAACCCCCTGCGCGAGCCGTCCAAGGACCTGCGTGTCTTCGACGAGCAGCTGCGCCGCGTCGTCATCGTCGACGACAACCCGACGCGCCTCTTCCAGATGCGCAACGCCCGCATCTTCAAGAAGTTCGAGGCCGATACCTACTGCACCTCCAGCGACCCGGTGCTGCGCCGCGCCTTCGAGCAGGCGATGCCCAACGTCGTGCGGGAAATCGAGGAGTCGGTCCGGTACATGGACGCGAATGGCGGCGGCTTCGTCGACGCCTACCTGCCCTACACCTCGCTCGGGCAGCTCACCGTGCGGTTCCTCGTCGACAGCGGTGGCTTCGACCTCGCGGGAGCCATCGACTACGTCCGCCACCATCCCGAGGTCGTCGACCCGCGGTACTGA
- a CDS encoding phage tail protein, translating into MSNPLIGEIRMFAGRFEPRGWALCDGRLLSISRHSALFSVLGTTYGGDGMTTFALPDLRERVPSPSGSGATLHYIIALEGAFPARG; encoded by the coding sequence ATGTCAAACCCTCTCATTGGCGAGATCCGCATGTTCGCCGGCCGCTTCGAGCCCCGTGGTTGGGCGCTGTGCGATGGCCGGCTCCTGTCGATCTCGCGCCACTCGGCCCTCTTCTCCGTCCTGGGTACCACCTATGGAGGCGACGGCATGACCACCTTCGCGCTGCCGGACCTGCGCGAGCGCGTGCCGTCTCCCTCCGGATCGGGCGCGACGCTCCACTACATCATCGCGCTCGAAGGCGCCTTCCCCGCCCGGGGTTGA
- a CDS encoding c-type cytochrome, with amino-acid sequence MSKRPSSKPPSVPLTRTALLSMALTLSACPDKQEKAPSAPSAATVFKDSPSAEAPPSPSEGTPTAPQGGTQQVPANTARTPEQLFSSLGCRACHGPGTAFAPVLANSRDKPAEVVAMWILDPQKIRPGTMMPSFAGRISTSEALALAQWIKAGNPAPANTP; translated from the coding sequence ATGAGCAAGCGACCGAGCAGCAAGCCCCCTTCCGTCCCGCTGACGCGCACCGCGCTCCTGTCGATGGCCCTGACCCTGTCCGCCTGCCCGGACAAGCAGGAGAAGGCACCTTCCGCCCCCAGCGCGGCCACCGTCTTCAAGGACTCCCCTTCGGCCGAGGCGCCTCCGTCCCCCTCCGAGGGCACGCCCACGGCGCCGCAGGGCGGCACGCAGCAAGTCCCGGCCAACACCGCCCGGACACCGGAGCAGCTCTTCTCCAGCCTGGGCTGCCGTGCCTGCCATGGACCGGGTACGGCCTTCGCCCCCGTCCTCGCCAACTCCCGCGACAAACCGGCGGAGGTGGTCGCCATGTGGATTCTCGACCCCCAGAAGATCCGCCCCGGAACGATGATGCCGAGCTTCGCCGGCCGCATCTCCACGAGCGAGGCGCTCGCGCTCGCCCAGTGGATCAAGGCCGGCAACCCGGCTCCCGCCAATACCCCGTAG
- the bioA gene encoding adenosylmethionine--8-amino-7-oxononanoate transaminase, with translation MDRADIVTLDKRHVWHPYTAMDEYIAKTDPLVVVRAEGPYLYDADGTRYLDANGSWWVSTLGHRHPRLVRALTEQAGSLPHTSLAGVTHEPAARLAQELVALAPGFSRVFYSDNGSTAVEVAIKMAAQYWAQNGRPRRTRFITLSGAFHGETIGATSVGGVEVFRDVFGPLLFDVVHVPSPAEPAGWEHAFARVEATLREHPDEIAAVILEPLIQGAAGMQMYAPAFVRAVREATRAVDTFLIADEVFTGMGRTGARFACDLAGVVPDLLCLAKALSGGLMPFAATLATERVFSGFGGGRERALYYGHSYCGNPLGAAVAREVLAVYRDEDVLGQVARKAPKVKAAFERMAGTIPGVTRPRALGMVGAVDLGSGGYLASGGWRVYEAARRRGLYLRPMGDTVYIAPALNIPDAALDELLAGVEASLLAVASGRT, from the coding sequence ATGGATCGCGCGGACATCGTCACGTTGGACAAGCGGCACGTATGGCACCCGTACACCGCGATGGACGAGTACATCGCGAAGACGGATCCACTGGTGGTGGTACGCGCCGAGGGCCCGTACCTCTACGACGCGGACGGGACGCGCTACCTGGACGCCAACGGCTCGTGGTGGGTGTCCACATTGGGACACCGTCACCCCCGGCTGGTGCGCGCGCTCACCGAGCAGGCCGGCTCCCTGCCGCACACCTCGCTCGCGGGCGTGACGCACGAGCCGGCCGCCCGTCTGGCGCAGGAGTTGGTCGCGCTGGCCCCCGGGTTCTCGCGTGTCTTCTACTCGGACAACGGGAGCACCGCGGTGGAGGTCGCCATCAAGATGGCGGCGCAGTACTGGGCGCAGAACGGCCGCCCCCGTCGCACGCGCTTCATCACGCTCTCGGGGGCCTTCCACGGCGAGACGATCGGCGCCACCAGCGTGGGCGGGGTGGAGGTGTTCCGCGACGTCTTCGGGCCGCTGCTCTTCGACGTGGTGCACGTGCCTTCCCCCGCGGAGCCAGCGGGCTGGGAGCACGCCTTCGCCCGGGTGGAGGCCACGCTGCGCGAGCATCCGGACGAGATCGCCGCCGTCATCCTCGAGCCCCTCATCCAGGGCGCCGCGGGCATGCAGATGTACGCGCCCGCCTTCGTCCGGGCCGTGCGCGAGGCCACCCGGGCGGTGGACACCTTCCTCATCGCCGACGAGGTCTTCACCGGCATGGGGCGCACGGGGGCTCGCTTCGCGTGTGACCTGGCCGGCGTGGTGCCGGACCTGCTGTGTCTGGCGAAGGCGCTGTCCGGAGGGTTGATGCCCTTCGCGGCCACGCTGGCCACCGAGCGCGTCTTCTCGGGCTTCGGCGGAGGGCGCGAGCGGGCGCTGTATTACGGACACTCGTACTGTGGGAACCCGCTGGGCGCGGCGGTGGCTCGCGAGGTGCTCGCGGTGTACCGCGACGAGGACGTGCTGGGGCAGGTGGCTCGCAAGGCGCCGAAGGTGAAGGCCGCCTTCGAGCGCATGGCCGGCACGATTCCCGGCGTCACGCGGCCGAGGGCCCTCGGCATGGTGGGCGCGGTGGACCTCGGCAGCGGTGGCTACCTGGCGAGCGGCGGTTGGCGTGTGTACGAGGCGGCGAGGCGGCGCGGGCTGTACCTGCGCCCCATGGGGGACACGGTGTACATCGCCCCCGCGCTCAACATCCCGGACGCCGCGCTGGACGAGCTGCTCGCCGGCGTGGAGGCCAGCCTGCTCGCGGTGGCCTCCGGCCGGACCTGA
- a CDS encoding DUF1338 domain-containing protein: MSPDATRLLDLLWERYAAEVPYARTFAQLSGGAFRNDHIALRSLSRPGGGIALFARVFERFGWKPAGQYTFPDTHLSAIYMAHPEGLPRVFISELHADALSAEARRILSTLPEDPPAPGSLEALADWFSAPPPPDEAALLALEKESQYGAWLLAFGRKVNHFTGCVDDVEVWQRRMREAGVPMKADIEGEPGSPLRQTATRAAPVTLRLRDGRTRDWPYAYFEIAQRSPGFDGFLGPQARALFDMTKRSGA, encoded by the coding sequence ATGAGCCCTGACGCCACCCGACTCCTGGACCTGTTGTGGGAACGCTACGCCGCGGAGGTGCCCTACGCGCGCACCTTCGCCCAGCTCTCCGGCGGCGCCTTCCGCAATGACCACATCGCGCTCCGCTCCCTCTCCCGGCCGGGTGGGGGCATCGCGCTCTTCGCCCGCGTCTTCGAGCGCTTCGGTTGGAAGCCCGCGGGCCAGTACACCTTCCCGGATACGCACCTCTCCGCCATCTACATGGCTCACCCGGAGGGGCTGCCCCGCGTCTTCATCTCCGAGCTCCACGCCGACGCGCTCTCGGCCGAGGCCCGGCGCATCCTCTCCACGCTGCCGGAGGACCCTCCCGCCCCCGGCTCCCTCGAGGCGCTCGCCGACTGGTTCTCCGCTCCACCTCCACCCGATGAGGCGGCGCTGCTCGCCCTGGAGAAGGAGTCCCAGTACGGCGCGTGGCTGCTCGCCTTCGGCCGCAAGGTGAACCACTTCACCGGCTGCGTGGACGACGTGGAGGTGTGGCAGCGGCGCATGCGCGAGGCCGGTGTCCCCATGAAGGCCGACATCGAGGGCGAGCCGGGCAGTCCCCTGCGCCAGACGGCCACCCGCGCCGCTCCCGTCACCCTGCGGCTGCGGGACGGACGCACGCGCGACTGGCCCTACGCGTACTTCGAGATCGCCCAGCGCTCACCCGGCTTCGATGGTTTCCTCGGCCCCCAGGCCCGAGCCCTCTTCGACATGACGAAGCGCTCGGGGGCCTAG
- a CDS encoding GlsB/YeaQ/YmgE family stress response membrane protein, which translates to MGLCGWIIFGFLAGLIARAIMPGRQGLGLIATTLLGIAGSFMGGFIASVLRGGNWRLLQPSGFIGAVVGAIVLLAIGRMMSNRR; encoded by the coding sequence ATGGGCCTGTGTGGATGGATCATCTTCGGTTTCCTGGCGGGGCTGATTGCCCGCGCCATCATGCCCGGCCGGCAGGGCCTGGGCCTCATCGCCACGACCCTGCTGGGCATCGCCGGGTCCTTCATGGGCGGCTTCATCGCCTCGGTGCTCCGGGGCGGAAACTGGCGCCTGCTGCAGCCCAGCGGCTTCATCGGGGCCGTCGTCGGTGCCATCGTGCTGCTCGCCATCGGCCGGATGATGTCCAACCGGCGCTAG